In Desertifilum tharense IPPAS B-1220, one genomic interval encodes:
- a CDS encoding sulfite exporter TauE/SafE family protein: MDIHHWLLAASAVAIAGLIRGFSGFGSAMAIAPTLSLIWSPQQAVAIAVLFEVAASIPLLPQSLPRTQWREILVMAIAACLTVPLGTLILLAIAPDLLRKLIAATIFLFALILLTGKRYPGKPQLPLTLGTGIASGILTGVAGIGGPPIVLYFLSGSHSVSTSRANFITYFGLTQLVALITYGFGGLLGTAIFWTFLQLMPIFLLGLGLGHYLFGSVSEKLFRYVVLIFFMAIALVSFVG; the protein is encoded by the coding sequence ATGGATATTCACCACTGGCTACTAGCCGCTAGCGCCGTTGCGATCGCAGGTTTGATCCGAGGCTTCTCCGGCTTCGGTTCTGCGATGGCGATCGCGCCCACTCTCAGTTTAATCTGGAGTCCTCAACAAGCAGTGGCGATCGCCGTTTTATTTGAAGTCGCCGCCTCTATTCCCTTACTCCCCCAGTCGTTACCGCGCACTCAATGGCGGGAAATTTTAGTCATGGCGATCGCAGCTTGTCTGACTGTACCACTCGGAACGCTTATATTGCTTGCGATCGCGCCTGACCTACTCCGCAAACTCATTGCTGCAACGATCTTCTTATTTGCTCTGATCCTACTGACGGGTAAGCGATACCCAGGTAAACCTCAATTACCGCTAACTTTAGGAACGGGAATCGCTAGCGGTATTTTAACCGGAGTTGCGGGCATTGGCGGGCCGCCCATTGTCCTTTATTTCCTCTCTGGTTCTCACTCAGTTTCCACCAGTCGCGCCAATTTCATTACTTATTTTGGCTTAACGCAACTGGTGGCTTTAATCACCTATGGGTTCGGCGGGTTGTTGGGAACTGCAATTTTCTGGACTTTTCTGCAACTCATGCCTATTTTTCTACTGGGTCTTGGTTTAGGGCATTATTTATTTGGTAGTGTCAGCGAGAAGTTATTTCGCTATGTGGTGCTAATCTTCTTTATGGCGATCGCGCTGGTGAGTTTTGTTGGCTAG
- a CDS encoding Mrp/NBP35 family ATP-binding protein — protein MSNHQSPFVRPSYETPPENDPQATLRIQEATQRLKQVMEPTLQNNIVSLGMVRNLRVVDDYVYLRLYIGKHQHHLQAEAQQALNGLPWCKKAYVQLCTIPGVRTTLAISSGKGGVGKSTTAVNLAIALTLTGAKVGLLDADIYGPNVPQMLGLGQSNIEVKETPNGQRFSPLEACGVKVMSVGLLAELDRPLAWRGPVLHKILTQFIHEVDWGELDYLLIDLPPGTGDAQITIVQESPICGAIVVTTPQQVAISDVRRGIHLFRQVGVPVLGLIENMSYLICKCCGDRTPIFGEGGTEKLAAELQVPILGQVPLDPRICEGGDSGQPLPIVQPDAVLSQVFQQIAIALNHTFKPNLAVADPIAKC, from the coding sequence ATGTCTAACCATCAGTCGCCGTTTGTTCGCCCCAGTTATGAGACTCCCCCGGAAAACGATCCGCAAGCCACTCTCCGCATTCAGGAAGCCACCCAACGCCTGAAACAGGTGATGGAACCCACCTTGCAAAATAATATCGTCAGTTTGGGGATGGTGCGGAATCTGCGGGTTGTGGATGACTATGTGTATCTGCGCCTGTACATTGGCAAACACCAGCATCACTTACAAGCCGAAGCGCAGCAAGCCTTAAACGGTTTACCCTGGTGCAAAAAAGCCTATGTGCAACTCTGTACTATTCCTGGGGTACGAACAACCCTGGCTATTTCTAGCGGTAAGGGAGGCGTTGGGAAGTCTACAACGGCGGTGAATTTGGCGATCGCTCTCACCCTCACAGGCGCTAAGGTGGGGCTATTGGATGCCGATATCTATGGCCCCAATGTCCCGCAAATGTTAGGTTTAGGACAATCCAACATTGAGGTGAAGGAAACCCCCAACGGACAGCGGTTTTCTCCCTTAGAAGCCTGTGGGGTGAAGGTGATGTCTGTGGGTTTATTGGCAGAACTCGATCGCCCCCTGGCATGGCGCGGCCCAGTGTTACATAAGATTCTGACACAATTTATTCATGAGGTGGACTGGGGAGAATTAGACTATCTGCTGATTGACTTACCCCCCGGTACGGGCGATGCTCAAATTACCATTGTCCAAGAAAGCCCAATCTGCGGCGCGATCGTGGTGACAACACCCCAGCAGGTTGCCATTTCCGATGTCCGACGCGGCATTCACCTATTTCGCCAAGTGGGGGTGCCCGTGCTAGGTTTAATTGAAAATATGAGTTATCTCATCTGCAAGTGCTGTGGCGATCGCACTCCCATTTTCGGCGAAGGCGGTACCGAAAAGCTAGCCGCAGAGTTACAGGTTCCTATTTTAGGACAAGTTCCCCTCGATCCGCGCATCTGCGAAGGCGGCGACAGCGGACAACCCCTCCCCATTGTTCAACCCGATGCGGTTTTATCCCAAGTCTTCCAACAAATTGCGATCGCTCTCAATCATACCTTCAAGCCTAACTTAGCAGTTGCAGACCCAATCGCAAAGTGCTAA